In one Neobacillus sp. WH10 genomic region, the following are encoded:
- the aspS gene encoding aspartate--tRNA ligase, producing the protein MFGRSYFCGEVPESSVGEKVTLKGWVQKRRDLGGLIFIDLRDRTGIVQVVFNPDLSKEALQTAEKIRNEYVLDVVGTVVSREPSTINETLKTGKIEVQAEKVTIINEAKTPPFTISDRTDASEDIRLKYRYLDFRRPVIFETLKMRHQVTKQIRDFLDSEGFLDIETPILTKSTPEGARDYLVPSRVHPGEFYALPQSPQLFKQLLMVGGIERYYQIARCFRDEDLRADRQPEFTQIDIETSFLSQEDIMSMMEKMMSQLMKKVKGVEVPHVFPRMTYDEAMSRFGSDKPDTRFGLELVNLSEIVKDSGFKVFASTVANGGQVKAINVKDASEKYSRKDIDALTEFVAVYGAKGLAWLKVDAEGLKGPIAKFFAEEEAEALKATLEASEGDLLLFVADKKTVVADALGALRLKLGKELGLIDQSLFHFLWVTDWPLLEYDEEEGRYYAAHHPFTMPFREDLEYLDSDPSKVRAQAYDLVLNGYELGGGSLRIFERPIQEKMFSVLGFSPEEAMEQFGFLMNAFEYGTPPHGGIALGLDRLVMLLAGSSNLRDTIAFPKTASASCLLTEAPGTVSEAQLTELNLSLNVKK; encoded by the coding sequence ATGTTTGGCAGATCGTATTTTTGTGGAGAAGTTCCAGAGTCCTCAGTAGGGGAAAAGGTAACATTAAAAGGTTGGGTTCAAAAACGACGTGATCTTGGCGGATTAATTTTTATCGATCTTCGTGACCGCACAGGTATTGTTCAGGTTGTCTTTAATCCTGATTTATCTAAGGAAGCATTACAGACAGCGGAAAAAATCCGTAATGAATATGTACTCGATGTGGTTGGAACGGTCGTCAGCAGGGAGCCTTCAACAATCAATGAGACCCTTAAAACGGGGAAAATTGAGGTGCAAGCGGAAAAAGTTACGATTATTAATGAAGCAAAAACACCTCCGTTTACGATTTCTGATAGAACAGATGCGTCAGAAGATATTCGTTTAAAATACCGCTATTTAGATTTCCGCCGCCCAGTCATTTTTGAAACATTAAAAATGCGCCACCAGGTGACAAAGCAAATTAGAGATTTTCTCGATAGCGAGGGCTTTTTAGATATTGAAACACCTATTTTGACAAAAAGCACTCCTGAGGGGGCACGTGACTATTTAGTTCCTAGCCGTGTTCATCCAGGTGAATTTTATGCACTGCCGCAATCACCACAGTTGTTTAAACAATTGCTCATGGTAGGCGGGATTGAAAGGTATTATCAAATCGCCCGCTGCTTCCGTGATGAAGACTTACGTGCGGATCGTCAGCCAGAATTTACCCAAATTGATATTGAAACAAGTTTCTTGAGCCAAGAAGATATCATGAGCATGATGGAAAAAATGATGTCCCAACTGATGAAAAAGGTAAAAGGTGTGGAAGTTCCTCATGTCTTCCCGCGCATGACTTATGATGAAGCGATGAGCCGTTTTGGTTCTGATAAACCGGATACCCGATTTGGATTGGAGCTCGTTAACCTTTCTGAAATCGTGAAGGATTCAGGCTTTAAAGTGTTTGCTTCAACTGTTGCTAACGGCGGCCAGGTAAAAGCGATTAATGTTAAAGATGCTTCCGAAAAGTATTCACGTAAAGATATTGATGCTTTAACAGAATTTGTTGCTGTTTATGGTGCGAAAGGTCTTGCTTGGCTTAAAGTGGATGCAGAGGGCTTGAAGGGCCCAATTGCGAAATTCTTTGCTGAAGAGGAAGCCGAGGCACTTAAAGCGACTCTTGAAGCATCAGAAGGGGATTTGCTCCTGTTTGTTGCGGATAAGAAAACTGTTGTCGCTGACGCCCTTGGTGCCTTAAGACTAAAGCTTGGCAAGGAATTAGGGTTAATCGACCAAAGTCTGTTCCATTTCTTATGGGTTACGGACTGGCCGCTTTTAGAGTACGATGAGGAAGAAGGCCGTTATTACGCTGCCCACCATCCATTTACGATGCCGTTTAGGGAAGACCTTGAATACCTGGATTCTGACCCTTCAAAGGTACGTGCCCAAGCGTATGACCTTGTGTTGAACGGCTATGAGCTTGGTGGTGGATCGCTCCGTATTTTTGAACGTCCTATACAAGAAAAAATGTTTAGTGTTCTTGGATTTTCACCAGAGGAAGCGATGGAACAATTCGGCTTCCTCATGAATGCTTTTGAATATGGAACACCTCCTCATGGCGGTATTGCTCTTGGACTAGACCGCTTGGTGATGCTGCTTGCCGGCAGCTCCAACTTACGTGATACAATTGCATTTCCAAAGACAGCGAGTGCAAGCTGCTTACTAACCGAAGCACCTGGTACGGTATCTGAGGCTCAATTGACAGAATTGAATTTGTCACTAAATGTTAAAAAATAA
- a CDS encoding ABC transporter ATP-binding protein, translating into METVVELKNVTKVIKGRKIIDDISFQVNKGEVFGFLGPNGAGKTTTIRMIVGLMGITSGDITIGGSSIKTQFEHAVGHVGAIVENPEMYKFLTGYQNLVHYARMSKGITREKIAETVELVGLTERINDKVKTYSLGMRQRLGLAQCLLHDPDVLILDEPTNGLDPAGIREIRDYVRQLAREKNMAVIVSSHLLSEMEMMCDRIGIIQNGKLIDVQLVQEFVQGTEVTFELEVVPSDKALAIVEAHYPEVKTNHSRNGITIELSKEEIPNLVKKLVSEDIQIFGIKETAKTLEDRFLEVTSEKEAVTRG; encoded by the coding sequence TTGGAAACAGTTGTTGAACTAAAAAATGTAACAAAAGTAATTAAAGGTAGGAAGATTATCGACGATATTAGCTTCCAAGTGAATAAAGGTGAGGTTTTTGGGTTTCTAGGCCCAAATGGTGCCGGGAAAACAACCACCATTCGAATGATTGTCGGCTTAATGGGGATTACTTCAGGGGATATTACAATTGGAGGCTCAAGCATTAAAACCCAGTTTGAGCATGCTGTAGGCCATGTCGGAGCCATTGTTGAGAATCCGGAAATGTATAAATTTTTAACCGGATATCAAAATCTTGTCCATTATGCAAGAATGTCTAAAGGTATTACAAGGGAAAAAATTGCGGAGACAGTTGAACTAGTTGGGTTAACCGAGCGGATTAATGACAAGGTAAAAACATATTCTCTTGGGATGCGACAACGATTGGGCTTAGCACAGTGCCTTTTACACGACCCGGATGTCCTCATTCTTGATGAGCCAACAAATGGCCTCGACCCGGCGGGAATCCGAGAAATCCGTGACTATGTCCGACAACTTGCACGTGAAAAAAATATGGCGGTAATCGTCTCCAGTCACTTGCTTTCTGAAATGGAAATGATGTGTGATCGGATCGGAATCATTCAAAATGGTAAGTTGATAGATGTGCAGCTTGTCCAGGAATTTGTGCAGGGCACTGAAGTAACTTTTGAGTTGGAAGTTGTACCAAGTGACAAAGCCCTAGCGATAGTTGAGGCCCACTATCCAGAAGTGAAAACCAACCATTCAAGAAACGGAATAACTATTGAGCTGTCAAAAGAAGAAATACCGAATCTCGTAAAAAAATTGGTGAGCGAAGATATTCAAATTTTTGGAATAAAAGAAACTGCAAAAACATTAGAAGATCGCTTCCTTGAAGTGACATCTGAAAAGGAGGCCGTAACTCGTGGTTAA
- a CDS encoding tRNA threonylcarbamoyladenosine dehydratase — translation MLHQFSRNELAIGKEGLEIMKNSTVAVLGIGGVGSFAAEALARSGVGRLVLIDKDDVDITNINRQLIALLSTVGKPKVEIMQERIKDINPNCEVIALKMFYTEETYEDIFGYNLDFVVDASDTIIYKIHLMKECLKRKIPIISSMGAANKMDPTRFQIADISKTHTDPIAKVIRTKLRKERIHKGIPVVFSDESPIVIREDIKKEVGNENAAIRKAQMPPASNAFVPSAAGLIMASYVVRELLKDIKIRRVSDEK, via the coding sequence ATGCTGCATCAATTTTCTCGTAATGAGCTTGCAATTGGTAAAGAAGGACTGGAAATTATGAAAAACAGTACAGTTGCCGTTTTAGGTATTGGAGGTGTCGGTTCGTTTGCCGCAGAAGCCCTTGCCCGCTCCGGAGTTGGCCGTTTAGTTTTAATCGATAAAGATGATGTAGATATCACCAACATCAACCGACAGCTAATTGCCCTGCTTTCAACGGTTGGGAAACCGAAAGTAGAAATCATGCAGGAGCGGATTAAGGATATAAATCCTAATTGCGAGGTAATTGCACTTAAGATGTTTTACACAGAGGAAACCTATGAAGACATTTTTGGCTACAACTTGGATTTTGTTGTAGATGCCTCAGATACGATTATTTATAAAATCCATTTGATGAAAGAATGTTTAAAAAGAAAGATCCCGATTATTTCAAGCATGGGAGCAGCAAATAAAATGGATCCAACACGTTTCCAAATTGCAGATATTTCAAAAACACATACGGACCCAATTGCGAAGGTTATTCGCACTAAGCTGCGCAAGGAGCGAATCCATAAAGGTATCCCGGTTGTCTTTTCTGATGAAAGCCCGATTGTCATTCGTGAGGACATTAAAAAAGAAGTAGGAAATGAAAATGCTGCAATCCGCAAAGCACAAATGCCGCCTGCATCCAATGCCTTTGTGCCATCTGCCGCAGGTTTGATTATGGCGAGCTATGTGGTGCGGGAATTACTAAAAGATATTAAAATCCGGCGTGTTTCGGATGAGAAATAA
- the hisS gene encoding histidine--tRNA ligase produces MSISIPRGTQDILPGEVEKWQLIEAKARELCEKYQYQEIRTPIFEHTDLFSRGVGDSTDIVQKEMYTFEDRGKRSITLRPEGTAAVVRSFVEKKMFGLANQPVKLYYMGPMFRYERPQAGRFRQFVQFGVEALGSNDPAIDAEVISLAMNLYKEMGLQKLKLIINSLGDKESRTAHREALVNHFKPRIGEFCHDCQNRLEKNPLRILDCKQDRDHELMKSAPSILDYLNDYSKAYFEKLQHYLTQLDIPFEVDANLVRGLDYYNHTAFEIMSNAEGFGAITTLCGGGRYNGLAEEIGGPETPGIGFALSIERFIAALNAEGIELEVKQGIDCYLAALGEEAKDYTVGLLQQLRLAGFSAERDYLDRKIKAQFKAADRLKAKYVVVLGDDELKNNKINVKNMTTGEQVELDLDSFIRQFQELQS; encoded by the coding sequence ATGTCAATTAGCATTCCAAGAGGCACGCAGGATATCCTGCCTGGAGAAGTTGAAAAGTGGCAGCTGATTGAAGCAAAAGCGAGAGAGCTTTGCGAGAAATATCAATACCAGGAGATTCGTACCCCAATTTTTGAACATACTGATCTTTTTTCAAGAGGTGTTGGTGATTCAACTGATATTGTTCAAAAAGAAATGTACACATTTGAAGACCGGGGGAAACGCAGTATCACCCTTAGACCGGAGGGAACAGCAGCGGTTGTTCGCTCGTTTGTTGAGAAGAAAATGTTCGGGCTTGCGAATCAGCCAGTTAAGCTCTATTACATGGGGCCGATGTTCCGATACGAACGCCCACAGGCAGGGCGCTTCCGCCAGTTCGTCCAATTTGGTGTCGAAGCATTGGGCAGTAATGATCCGGCAATTGATGCTGAGGTTATTTCCCTAGCAATGAATCTATACAAAGAAATGGGATTGCAAAAACTGAAGCTCATTATCAACAGCCTAGGTGATAAGGAGAGTCGAACTGCACATCGTGAGGCATTGGTGAATCATTTTAAACCGCGTATCGGTGAATTTTGTCATGATTGTCAAAACCGTCTTGAAAAGAATCCGCTTAGAATTCTCGATTGTAAGCAGGATCGCGATCATGAATTAATGAAGTCAGCACCATCAATTCTTGATTATTTAAATGATTATTCAAAAGCCTATTTTGAAAAATTGCAGCACTATTTAACTCAGCTTGATATTCCGTTTGAGGTTGATGCTAACCTTGTACGGGGCTTAGATTATTATAATCACACTGCCTTTGAGATTATGAGTAATGCTGAAGGTTTCGGTGCGATTACCACTTTATGCGGAGGCGGTAGGTATAACGGATTAGCGGAGGAAATTGGCGGTCCGGAAACGCCCGGGATTGGCTTTGCTTTAAGTATTGAACGGTTTATCGCTGCTCTTAACGCAGAAGGTATCGAGCTTGAGGTCAAACAAGGGATTGATTGCTACCTCGCTGCGCTAGGAGAGGAAGCAAAGGATTACACTGTCGGGCTATTGCAACAGCTGCGCCTGGCTGGTTTTTCCGCTGAAAGAGATTATTTGGATCGAAAAATCAAAGCACAATTTAAAGCAGCTGATCGTTTAAAAGCAAAATATGTAGTCGTTCTTGGTGACGATGAGCTTAAAAACAACAAAATTAATGTAAAAAATATGACAACAGGTGAACAAGTAGAATTAGACCTAGATTCTTTCATTAGACAATTTCAGGAATTGCAATCTTAA
- a CDS encoding ABC transporter permease — protein MVNLIKNEWMKIFKRPGTFVMIGMLIVAITLVGIVVKSQQNDKKFVQDKNWEQVLQEENNALKQQMAQSKIKTEQQFFKKEIAINDYRIEHHIPPKEKYTVWSFVKDTSQLIMLAGLFIIIVSAGIVASEFNWGTVKLLLIRPINRTKILLSKYLTVLLFALFIMAILFVFSTALGAILFGMPDKAIPYLNYYNGQVTEQNIVVHLLIYYGLSSIDTIMLVTMAFMISSVFRNSSLAIGLSLFLLFTGAQFTTLLAMKFDWAKYILFANTDLMQYFEGTPMVEGMTLSFSVIMLLVYFAIFQFLAFYVFKKRDVAA, from the coding sequence GTGGTTAATTTAATCAAAAATGAATGGATGAAAATTTTTAAACGTCCTGGGACCTTTGTAATGATTGGGATGCTAATTGTTGCCATCACCTTAGTCGGGATTGTGGTCAAATCTCAACAAAATGATAAGAAATTTGTTCAGGATAAAAATTGGGAGCAAGTATTACAAGAGGAAAATAACGCATTAAAACAGCAGATGGCACAAAGTAAAATAAAGACAGAACAGCAATTTTTCAAAAAGGAAATCGCTATCAATGATTATCGTATCGAGCACCATATACCACCGAAAGAAAAATATACTGTTTGGTCATTCGTAAAAGATACATCACAGCTAATTATGTTAGCAGGATTGTTTATCATTATTGTTTCTGCCGGAATTGTTGCCAGTGAGTTTAATTGGGGGACCGTCAAGCTGTTATTGATACGGCCAATCAACCGGACGAAAATTCTCCTTTCAAAGTATTTGACAGTGTTATTATTTGCCTTGTTTATCATGGCGATTCTGTTTGTTTTCTCAACTGCACTTGGTGCCATCCTGTTTGGTATGCCGGACAAAGCGATTCCTTATTTAAATTATTATAATGGTCAAGTCACTGAGCAAAACATTGTTGTTCATTTGTTAATTTATTATGGTTTAAGTTCAATCGACACCATTATGCTGGTGACTATGGCTTTTATGATTTCGTCTGTTTTCCGGAATAGTTCACTGGCAATCGGTTTGTCACTGTTCTTGTTGTTTACCGGCGCTCAGTTTACTACCTTATTGGCGATGAAATTTGATTGGGCAAAATACATCTTGTTTGCGAACACAGATTTAATGCAATACTTCGAAGGCACGCCAATGGTAGAAGGGATGACATTATCCTTCTCAGTAATCATGCTGCTTGTATACTTTGCAATATTTCAATTCCTAGCTTTCTATGTTTTCAAAAAACGAGACGTAGCCGCATAA